A stretch of the Glutamicibacter sp. JL.03c genome encodes the following:
- the groES gene encoding co-chaperone GroES: protein MSVSIKPLEDRIVIKQVEAVTTTASGLVIPDSAKEKPQEGTVVAVGPGRIDDKGNRVPVDVAEGDVVLYSKYGGTEVKVGNEEYLVLSARDVLAVVVK, encoded by the coding sequence CCGCATTGTCATCAAGCAGGTCGAAGCCGTTACCACCACCGCTTCGGGCCTGGTTATCCCAGACTCCGCCAAGGAAAAGCCACAGGAAGGCACCGTTGTCGCAGTAGGCCCAGGCCGCATCGACGACAAGGGCAACCGCGTTCCTGTAGACGTTGCTGAAGGCGACGTAGTCCTGTACTCGAAGTACGGCGGAACCGAGGTCAAGGTCGGCAACGAAGAGTACCTGGTGCTCTCGGCTCGCGACGTACTGGCAGTCGTCGTAAAGTAA